Genomic segment of Serinicoccus hydrothermalis:
GACCTCACGTCCGGCCCGGGCGCGCAGCCCACGCTCTTCCGCTAGGAGAAATGCATGCCCCCCAAGAGCCGTCAGGCCACCGGCGCCCGCAAGGTGCGCCGCAAGGAGAAGAAGAACGTCGCCTTCGGGCAGGCTCACATCAAGAGCACGTTCAGCAACACCATCATCTCGATCACCGACCCGACCGGTGCCGTCATCGCCTGGTCCTCCTCGGGCCAGGTCGGCTTCAAGGGGTCGCGCAAGTCGACCCCCTACGCCGCACAGATGGCCGCCGAGGCCGCCGCGCGTCGCGCGATGGACCACGGCATGAAGAAGGTCGACGTCTTCGTCAAGGGCCCGGGCTCGGGCCGCGAGACCGCGATCCGCTCGCTGACCGCCGCCGGCCTCGAGGTCGGCGCGATCTCCGACGTGACGCCCCAGGCGCACAACGGAGTCCGCCCGCCCAAGAAGCGTCGCAACTGACCGCCCCGGAAGGAACCAGGTAAGCATCATGGCCCGTTACACCGGACCCATCACCAAGAAGTCCCGCCGGCTCAAGGTCGACCTCGTCGGTGGCGACAAGAACTTCGACCTGCGCCCCTTCCCCCCGGGGCAGCACGGTCGCCGCCGCAGCCAGGAGAAGGAGTACCTGACCCAGCTGCAGGAGAAGCAGAAGGCCCGCTTCACCTATGGCGTCATGGAGAAGCAGTTCCGCCGCTACTACGCCGAGGCGGCCCGTCGCCCCGGCAAGACCGGCGCGAACCTGCTCATCATCCTCGAGTCCCGCCTCGACAACGTGGTCTACCGGGCCGGCCTGGCCCGCACCCGCCGCGCCGCCCGTCAGCTGGTGACCCACGGTCACTTCCTGGTCAACGGCAAGCGCGTCGACGTGCCGAGCTACCGCGTCGAGCAGTACGACATCATCGAGATCCGTCCGCAGTCGGTGGAGACCTTCCCGTTCGAGCTGGCCCGCCAGACCTACGGCGACCGCCCGGTCCCGGCCTGGATGAAGGTCGTGCCCGGCTCGCTCAAGGTGCTCATCCACCAGCTGCCGACCCGGGAGCAGATCGACACGATCCTCACCGAGCAGCTGATCGTCGAGCTCTACTCGAAGAACTGAGCGGGTGGGGGCCGTGCCCCCAGCCATCCCCGCGGGCGGCAGGTATGCGGTGCCCACCGCATACCTGCTCCTCGCCTGTCGGGACCACGGACAGAGGTGGTCCCGGCGCCGGCCCTGCGAGGCCGGCACTCTCTCGCGGCGTCATATAGCGGTCGCCGCAGGAAAGGAACAGAACAGTGCTCATCGCACAGCGCCCCACCCTCACCGAGGAGGTCGTGTCCGACACCCGGTCGCGGTTCGCCCTCGAGCCGCTGGAGCCGGGCTTCGGCTACACCCTCGGCAACTCGCTCCGCCGGACCCTGCTGTCCAGCATCCCGGGTGCCTCGCTCACCAGCATCCGCATCGACGGCGTGCTGCACGAGTTCTCCACGATCCCCGGGGTCAAGGAGGACGTGACCGAGGTCATCCTCAACCTCAAGTCGCTGGTCGTCTCCAGCGAGCACGACGAGCCGGTCGTCATGTACCTGCGCAAGCAGGGTGCCGGCCCGGTCACCGCCGCCGACATCGCCCCGCCGGCCGGTGTGGAGGTCCACAACCCGGACCTGCACCTGGCGACGCTCGGGGAGTCCGGCACCCTCGAGATGGAGATGACCGTCGAGCGCGGCCGCGGCTACGTCTCGGCCCAGCTCAACAAGTCCGGTGAGCAGGAGATCGGCCGCATCCCGGTCGACTCGATCTACTCCCCGGTGCTGGCCGTGACCTACAAGGTCGAGGCCACCCGTGTCGAGCAGCGCACCGACTTCGACCGCCTCGTCATCGACGTCGAGACGAAGAGCTCGATCGCTCCCCGCGACGCCGTCGCGTCGGCCGGGCGCACCCTCGTCGAGCTGTTCGGCCTGGCCCGTGAGCTCAACTCCGAGGCCGAGGGCATCGAGATCGGGCCCTCCGTCGGTGACGGCGCGCTGGCCTCGGACCTGGCGCTCCCGATCGAGGAGCTGGACCTCACCGTGCGGTCCTACAACTGCCTCAAGCGCGAGGGCATCCACAGCGTGGGTGAGCTCGTCGGCCGCAGCGAGGCGGACCTGCTCGACATCCGCAACTTCGGCGCGAAGTCGATCGACGAGGTCAAGGACAAGCTGGCCGAGATGGGGCTGGCGCTCAAGGACAGCCCGCCCGGGTTCGAGGGTGCCGCCTCCTACGAGGACGGCGCCTACGAGGACGAGGGCGACGCCGCCTTCGCCGAGGACGAGCAGTACTGAGACCGAAGAACTAAGGAGAACTCATGCCTTCCCCCAAGAAGGGTCCGCGCCTCGGCGGCGGTCCGGCGCACGAGCGCCTGATCCTATCCAACCTGGCGACTGCTCTCTTCGAGCACGACCGCATCACGACCACCGAGGCCAAGGCCAAGCGGCTGCGCCCGCTCGCCGAGCGCCTCGTGACCTTCGCCAAGCGCGGTGACCTGCACAACCGCCGCAAGGTCCTGGCCATCGTCCGGGACAAGGGCGTCGTGCACCGGCTCTTCACCGAGATCGCGCCGGACGTGGCGGAGCGTCAGGGTGGCTACACCCGCATCACGAAGATCGCGCCGCGCAAGGGCGACAACGCCCCCATGGCCGTGATCGAGCTGGTCCGGGAGCCGGTCGCCAAGAAGGCCGTCGTCACCCAGGCCGAGGGCGCCACGAAGCGCTCGGCCAAGGACCGTGAGGCCGCCGCGATCAGCGATCCTGAGCTCGAGGCGGAGGAGCCGACCACGACCGACGCCGCCGAGGTCGACGAGGCCCAGGCCGAGGTCGAGGCCGCCGACGCCGCCGCCGAGCAGGGCGCCGAGCCGGCCGCCGACGGCGAGCTCACGGAGGTCGCGGACAACGAGGCCGCCGAGGACACCACCGAGGCCGCGATGGTCTCCGGCGGTGCCGACGACGCCGAGCAGCCGGCGGAGGACGACGACACCACGAAGTGAGTCGTCGCGTCCCCGACGCACCGCAGGGCCGCCCATCCCCTGACAGGGGGTGGGCGGCCCTCGTCGTCCCCGCCCGCGGCGCAGGGCAGGATGGGCGGGTGCGCATCCGTCTCGACCTCGCCTACGACGGCACCGACTTCTCCGGGTGGGCCCGGCAGCCCGGGCTGCGTACCGTCGAGGAGACCCTGGCCCTGGCTCTGGCTACGGTGCTGCGCGGCGACCCGCCGAGGCTCACCGTCGGCGGTCGCACCGACGCCGGGGTGCACGCCAGGGGCTCGGTGTGCCACCTGGACGTCGACGAGGCCGCGATGGTCTCCGGCGGTGCCGACGACGCCGAGCAGCCGGCGGAGGACGACGACACCACGAAGTGAGTCGCCGCGTCTGCGACGCACCGGTGGGCCGCCCATCCCCTGACAGGGGGTGGGCGGCCCTCGTCGTCCCCGCCCGCGGCGCAGGGCAGGATGGGCGGGTGCGCATCCGTCTCGACCTCGCCTACGACGGCACCGACTTCTCCGGGTGGGCCCGGCAGCCCGGGCTGCGTACCGTCGAGGAGACCCTGGCCCTGGCTCTGGCTACGGTGCTGCGCGGCGACCCGCCGAGGCTCACCGTCGGCGGTCGCACCGACGCCGGGGTGCACGCCAGGGGCTCGGTGTGCCACCTGGACGTCGACGAGGCCGCGTGGACCCGGCTCCCCGGCCGCTCGGACCGCCCGCCGGGGCAGGCGCTCGTGACGCGGTTGCGAGGCGTGCTGCCCGACGACGTCGTGGTCCGGGACGCGACGGAGGTGGACGCGGGCTTCGACGCCCGTTTCTCCGCGCTGCGGCGCCGCTACAGCTACCGGCTGCTGGACCGGCCCGAGCTGGCCGACCCGCTGCGGCGACGGGACACCGTCGTCGTCCGGAGGGAGCTGGACGAGTCAGCCATGGACTCCGCCGCGCGATCGCTGGTCGGGCTGCGCGACTTCGCCGCCTTCTGCAGGCCGCGCGAGGGGGCCACCACCGTGCGGACGCTGCTGGACTACACCTGGTCACGGGGAGAGGACGGGGTGCTCGTGGGGACGGTCGTCGCCGACGCCTTCTGCCACAGCATGGTGCGCGCCCTCGTCGGGGGCGTGGTCCCGGTGGGTGAGGACCGGCGACCGGTGTCGTGGCCGGCGGAGGTGCTCGAGGCGGGGGTACGAGATCCGGCGGTGCGGGTCATGCCGGCGCACGGCCTGTGCCTCGAGGAGATCGTCTATCCCGGCGAGGTCAGCGAGCAGCTGGCCAGGGCGCAGGAGAGTCGGACGACCCGTGCCCCCGTCCGCCCGGGCGACGACACGTCCCCGGGGAGCTAGGGTCGGGTCATGCTGGCCGCCTACGCGCAGGAGACCGACCCGGACGACCCGCTGCGCGGACTCGTCGTCGCCGAACGACCGGACCCGGACCCCGAGCCCGGCTGGCGGGTGCTGCCCGTGGTGGCTGCCGGGCTCAACCATCACGACCTGTGGTCGCTGCGCGGTGTAGGACTGCCCGCCGAGCGCCTGCCGATGATCCTCGGGTGCGACGCGGTGGCGGAGCACCCTGACCTCGGTGAGGTCGTCATCTACCCGGTCGTCCCGGGCACACGGGGCTGGGAGGGGGATCCCACGCTCGACCCGCGCCGTACCTTGCTGTCCGAGCTGCACCAGGGGACGCTCGCGGAGCTCGTGGCGGTGCCGGAGGGTGCGTGGGTGCAGCGCCCCGAGCACCTGAGCGCCACCGAGGCGGCGGCACTGTCGACCTCCTGGCTGACCGCCTACCGCATGCTCTTCTCCCGCGCCCAGGTGCTCCCGGGGGACACCGTCCTCGTCCAGGGGGCGGGCGGGGGAGTCTCGACGGCGCTCATCCAGCTGGGGGCCGCCGCGGGGCTGACGGTCTGGGTGACCGGACGCAGCGAGGCCAAGCGGGAGCGTGCGCTGGGACTCGGCGCAGATCGCACGTTCGAGCCCGGCGAGAGGATGCCGGCACGGGTCGACGCGGTCCTGGAGAGCGTGGGCGCGGCCACCTGGTCCCACTCCGTCAACGCGCTGCGCCCGGGCGGCACGATCGTCGTCTGCGGCGCGACGTCCGGCGACGCACCCGAGAAGGCCGAGCTGACCAAGATCTTCTTCAAGCAGCTGCGCGTGGTCGGCTCGACGATGGGGACCCGGGAGGAGCTCGAGCGGCTGGCGCGCTTCGTCTCACGGACTGGTCTCCGGCCGGCGATGGACGAGACGTATCCCCTGTCGCAGACGGCGCAGGCGCTGGCCCGGATGCGGGACGGAGACGTCGTGGGGCAGCTGGGGATCCAGGTCCGCTGAGCGTCCTGCCGCGGTTTGCACCCGCCCTGCGCGGCCGTGTAGAATAGTGCTTCGCGGCCGACGCGGAAGCGGCGGTCGCCCAGCCTTCACCGGCATCCTCCACGACGCAGTCCAGATCACGGATTTGGCTCCGGCGCGGCAGGTCAGGTAGGCTGGAGAGGTTGCCCCGCAGCGGGACCGCCCCACCAAGGACGGCTCGTCGGTGTGTGTCCGATTCTTGAGAACTCAACAGCGTGTTTGTTTTTTGATGCCATGTTTTGTTTTGCCATGGCCTGCCCCACCCCCGTGGGGTGTGGTTGTGGTTTGTTGCCGGGTTTGTCTGGCTTTCCGAGGCTCATTTTATGGGTTTTTGGTTTTTTCGGAGAGTTTGATCCTGGCTCAGGACGAACGCTGGCGGCGTGCTTAACACATGCAAGTCGAACGCTGAAGCTCCAGCTTGCTGGGGTGGATGAGTGGCGAACGGGTGAGTAACACGTGAGTAACCTGCCCTCCACTTCGGGATAAGCACTGGAAACGGTGTCTAATACTGGATGTGACATCAGCCTGCATGGGTTGGTGTGGAAAGATTTTTTGGTGGTGGATGGACTCGCGGCCTATCAGCTTGTTGGTGGGGTAATGGCCTACCAAGGCGACGACGGGTAGCCGGCCTGAGAGGGTGACCGGCCACACTGGGACTGAGACACGGCCCAGACTCCTACGGGAGGCAGCAGTGGGGAATATTGCACAATGGGCGAAAGCCTGATGCAGCGACGCCGCGTGAGGGATGACGGCCTTCGGGTTGTAAACCTCTTTCAGCCTTGACGAAGCCCTTTTGGGGTGACGGTAGGGGCAGAAGAAGCACCGGCTAACTACGTGCCAGCAGCCGCGGTAATACGTAGGGTGCGAGCGTTGTCCGGAATTATTGGGCGTAAAGAGCTTGTAGGCGGTTTGTCGCGTCTGCTGTGAAAGCCCGGGGCTTAACTCCGGGTCTGCAGTGGGTACGGGCAGGCTAGAGTGTGGTAGGGGAGACTGGAATTCCTGGTGTAGCGGTGGAATGCGCAGATATCAGGAGGAACACCGATGGCGAAGGCAGGTCTCTGGGCCATTACTGACGCTGAGAAGCGAAAGCGTGGGGAGCGAACAGGATTAGATACCCTGGTAGTCCACGCCGTAAACGTTGGGCGCTAGGTGTGGGTCCCATTCCACGGGGTCCGTGCCGCAGCTAACGCATTAAGCGCCCCGCCTGGGGAGTACGGCCGCAAGGCTAAAACTCAAAGGAATTGACGGGGGCCCGCACAAGCGGCGGAGCATGCGGATTAATTCGATGCAACGCGAAGAACCTTACCAAGGCTTGACATACACCGGACGACTGCAGAGATGTGGTTTCCCTTTGTGGCTGGTGTACAGGTGGTGCATGGTTGTCGTCAGCTCGTGTCGTGAGATGTTGGGTTAAGTCCCGCAACGAGCGCAACCCTCGTTCCATGTTGCCAGCAACACCTTTTGGGTGGTTGGGGACTCATGGGAGACTGCCGGGGTCAACTCGGAGGAAGGTGGGGATGACGTCAAATCATCATGCCCCTTACGTCTTGGGCTTCACGCATGCTACAATGGCCGGTACAAAGGGCTGCGATCCCGTGAGGGGGAGCGAATCCCAGAAAGCCGGTCTCAGTTCGGATTGGGGTCTGCAACTCGACCCCATGAAGTCGGAGTCGCTAGTAATCGCAGATCAGCAACGCTGCGGTGAATACGTTCCCGGGCCTTGTACACACCGCCCGTCAAGTCACGAAAGTCGGTAACACCCGAAGCCGGTGGCCTAACCCCCTTTGTGGGGAGGGAGCTGTCGAAGGTGGGACTGGTGATTGGGACTAAGTCGTAACAAGGTAGCCGTACCGGAAGGTGCGGCTGGATCACCTCCTTTCTAAGGAGCATCGTTCACACCCGCCACCTGGTGGTGGGTGTGGGTGGCCTCGTGGTGCACCCGAGTGTGGTGCCCGGGGTTGCTCGTGGGTGGAACATCGAAGAACTGTCGCTGCACCTGTGTGTGCTGCTGATCGGTCGAGTACGGCCACGTGTCCTTGCTTCTCCCTTGGTGGAGGGGCCGGGATGCTGTGGTGGGGAAAGGCCGGCTGGTGGTGGCTGGGTGTGGTGCAAGCACGCTGTTGGGTCCTGAAGGATCGGACCCCCTGTGCACCTGGACCGCCGCTGTTGGTGGTGGTCGGGGTGTGGGGGGTTGGGTTTTTCTGGTGGCTGGGGCTCACCCTGGTGGTCGTACCCGTTCATTCCCTCCTCGCTGTTGTGTGTGGGGTGGGGGTGGGTGTGTGGCGGCCGGTGGTGGTGGGTGGCTGGTTGTTGGTTGAGAACTGTACAGTGGACGCGAGCATCTGTATCTTTGTGGCTTTTTTGTTAAGTTTTTAAGAGCGCACGGTGGATGCCTTGGCACGAGGAACCGAAGAAGGACGTAGGAATCTGCGATAAGCCTCGGGGAGTCGATAACCAGACTGTGATCCGAGGGTGTCCGAATGGGGAAACCCGGCCAGCTTCATCGCTGGTCACCCGCACCTGAATGTATAGGGTGTGTGGAGGGAACGTGGGGAAGTGAAACATCTCAGTACCCACAGGAAGAGAAAACAACATGTGATTCCGTGAGTAGTGGCGAGCGAAAGCGGATGAGGCTAAACCGTAGTTGTGTGATACCTGGTAGGGGTTGCAGCTGCGGGGTTGTGGGAGCGTGACTGACCGGGACTACCATCCTGGTGCGTAGTGAGAAATCGTGTGGTGTAGGTGAAGGGTCTGGAAAGGCCTGGCGTAGACGGTGAGACCCCGGTAGCCGAAACACCCGCGACTGCGTGTTGCGCCTCCCGAGTAGTACGGGGCCCGAGAAATCTCGTACGAATCTGGCAGGACCACCTGCTAAGCCTAAATATTACCTCGTGACCGATAGCGGACAAGTACCGTGAGGGAAAGGTGAAAAGTACCCCGGGAGGGGAGTGAAATAGTTCCTGAAACCGTGCGCTTACAATCCGTCGGGGCTCACACCTTGTGTGTGGGTGACGGCGTGCCTTTTGAAGAATGAGCCTGCGAGTTAGTGCTCAGTGGCGAGGTTAACCCGTGTGGGGGAGCCGTAGCGAAAGCGAGTCCGAACAGGGCGTATGAGTCGCTGGGTCTAGACCCGAAGCGGAGTGATCTACCCATGGCCAGGGTGAAGCGCGGGTAAGACCGCGTGGAGGCCCGAACCCACTTAGGTTGAAAACTGAGGGGATGAGCTGTGGGTAGGGGTGAAAGGCCAATCAAACTCCGTGATAGCTGGTTCTCCCCGAAATGCATTTAGGTGCAGCGTCATGTGTTTCTTGCCGGAGGTAGAGCTACTGGATGGCTGATGGGCCTTACCGGGTTACTGACGTCAGCCAAACTCCGAATGCCGGTAAGTGAGAGCATGGCAGTGAGACTGCGGGGGATAAGCTTCGTAGTCGAGAGGGAAACAGCCCAGATCACCAGCTAAGGTCCCTAAGCGTGTGCTAAGTGGGAAAGGATGTGGAGTTGCGAAGACAACCAGGAGGTTGGCTTAGAAGCAGCCACCCTTGAAAGAGTGCGTAATAGCTCACTGGTCAAGTGATTCCGCGCCGACAATGTAGCGGGGCTCAAGCACACCACCGAAGCTGTGGCACCAGCACTTTCGCTCAGCATCACCCTGGGTGGTGTTCAGGCGTGCTGGTGGGTAGGGGAGCGTCGTGCCGGGAGTGAAGCATCCGAGTGATCGAGGTGTGGATCCGGCACGAGTGAGAATGCAGGCATGAGTAGCGAATGAAGAGTGAGAAACTCTTCCGCCGAATCACCAAGGGTTCCAGGGTCAAGCTAATCTGCCCTGGGTAAGTCGGGACCTAAGGCGAGGCCGACAGGCGTAGTCGATGGACATCCGGTTGATATTCCGGAACCGGCGAAGAACCGCCCAGTACCGAGGCCGGGGATGCTGAGCGCCTGAAGCCACCCACAACCTTGACCGTTCGCGGTCGGGGGCGGGTGGTGGAACGCGTGACCCAATCCGGTAGTAGGTAAGCGATGGAAGGACGCAGGAAGGTAGCCTCCGCGTGGCGATGGTTGTCCACGTCGAAGAGCGCAGGGCCGGGGAGTGGTAAGTCCGCCCCAGTAGTGCCCGAGGCTTGATCGTGACCGCGTATGCGGGAAGCAGGGTGATCCTATGCTGCCAAGAAAAGTTCCTAGCGAGGTTCGAGCCGCCCGTACCCCAAACCGACTCAGGTGGTGAGGTAGAGAATACCGAGGCGATCGAGTGAATCGTGGTTAAGGAATTCGGCAAAATGCCCCCGTAACTTCGGGAGAAGGGGGGCCCGAGACGTGAAACCCCTTGCGGGTTAGCGTTGAGGGCCGCAGAGACCAGGGAGAAGCGACTGTTTACTAAAAACACAGGTCCGTGCGAAGTCGCAAGACGATGTATACGGACTGACGCCTGCCCGGTGCTGGAACGTTAAGGGGACGGGTCAACCCATTCGTGGGTGAAGCTCTGAACTTAAGCGCCAGTAAACGGCGGTGGTAACTATAACCATCCTAAGGTAGCGAAATTCCTTGTCGGGTAAGTTCCGACCTGCACGAATGGCGTAACGACTTCTCCACTGTCTCAACCGCGAACTCGGCGAAATTGCACTACGAGTAAAGATGCTCGTTACGCGCAGCAGGACGGAAAGACCCCGGGACCTTTACTATAGCTTGGTATTGGTGTTCGGTACGGCTTGTGTAGGATAGGTGGGAGACTGTGAAGCAGCCACGCCAGTGGTTGTGGAGTCAACGTTGAAATACCACTCTGGTCGTTCTGGATTCCTAACCTCGGTCCGTGATCCGGATCAGGGACAGTGCCTGGTGGGTAGTTTAACTGGGGCGGTTGCCTCCCAAAAAGTAACGGAGGCGCCCAAAGGTTCCCTCAGCCTGGTTGGCAATCAGGTGTCGAGTGTAAGTGCACAAGGGAGCTTGACTGTGAGACAGACATGTCGAGCAGAGACGAAAGTCGGGACTAGTGACCCGACGGTGGCTCGTGGAAGCGCCGTCGCTCAACGGATAAAAGGTACCCCGGGGATAACAGGCTGATCCTGCCCAAGAGCTCATATCGACGGCATGGTTTGGCACCTCGATGTCGGCTCGTCGCATCCTGGGGCTGGAGTCGGTCCCAAGGGTTGGGCTGTTCGCCCATTAAAGCGGTACGCGAGCTGGGTTTAGAACGTCGTGAGACAGTTCGGTCCCTATCCGCTGCGCGCGCAGGAAACTTGAGAAGAGCTGTCCCTAGTACGAGAGGACCGGGATGGACGAACCACTGGTGTGTCAGTTGTTCCGCCAGGAGCACCGCTGATTAGCTACGTTCGGACGTGATAACCGCTGAAAGCATCTAAGCGGGAAGCACACTTCAAGATGAGGTTTCCAACACCCATTGGGTGGAGAGGCTCCCAGCTAGACTACTGGGTTGATAGGCCGGACGTGGAAGCACAGCAATGTGCGTAGCTGACCGGTACTAATAAGCCGACAACTTAACAAAACACACCCACAGGGGGCTTCGCCCCCCGTGAACCCCCAAAGACACACCAGATCGCTCGCGTCCACTGCACGGTTCCCGACCCACAAACACACCCCCACCACGCGTGTGTGAACATGGTCGATATTGTTACGGCGGTCATAGCGTCAGGGAAACGCCCGGTCACATTCCGAACCCGGAAGCTAAGCCTGACAGCGCCGATGGTACTGCACCGGAAACAGTGTGGGAGAGTAGGACACCGCCGGACCACTATTCACCGAAAGGGCCCACCCACCAGGGTGGGCCCTTTCGCTGTTCCCCCGTCGTCCGAATCCCAGGAGAGCCATGACGCGCCTGCCCCGTCTGCGACGTCTGGCGCGACCACTCGTGCCGGCACGGGTGCGCGAGCGGCGCGCCGAGGCGAGGCGGGAGGCAGCCGAGCAAGCGCGCAGGGAGCGGGCGGAGGCGCGGGAGCGGGTGAGCGAGGAACGCCGCCTGGCGGCCATCGCGCGTCGTCGGGAGGCCCTGGAGGCGCAGGACCCCAGCATCCGGTTCGTCGAGGGTCATGGGCTGGACGGTCCGGCGCGTGAGGTGACCGAGTTCACCGCCGCGGGGGCGAGCGAGCACAACCTGCGCCTCGTCGTCGACGTGCTCGAGACCGCTGGGATCGACTACTTCCTGGTCCGGGGACGGTCGCGGCTGCGCCACGTTGTGGGGGTCCATGCGCGTGATCGCGCAGCGCTGCTGCGGGAGATGCGGGAGCGCTATCGTTCGAGTGCGCTGCATGCGGTCAGGCCGGGCGCGGGGGGACGGGCCCAGGTGCGCAGCGCCTACGTGGACGGCGCGCTGGACGGGCGGATCAAGAGGGGACCGGTCATCCGCTTCGCCGAGCCCGTGCTCTCACCCGCGGGGAGGGTCCTGGCGGGTCTGGACCACGGCTGTGACGTGGAGTTCTGGCGCGACGGGCAGGAGCTGCTCGCGGACGAGGCCGGACGGGAGGGCCTCGCCGGCCTGCGCTGCCAGACACCTCCGGACGCGCTGGCGACGTCGTGGGTGGCGCCGCGCGTCAACCGGGTCGCCGACGTGCTGCCTCCTTCGGCGCGACAGCCTGCGACGCGCACCGTCGCGGGCCGCGACTATCCCACCGTGGAGCCCTTCGCCTGGACGTTGCCGGACGAGGTCGCCTTCCCGGTCGACGTGGTCTACACGTGGGTCGACGGCGACGACCCGGAGCACGCCGCCCGGCGGGCCCGCTACCGCGGCGAGCAGCCCTCGGGGATCGCCGCCAACGCCTCCCGCTACAGCGACCACGACGAGCTGCGCTACTCCCTGCGGTCGCTGCACATGTATGCGCCCTTCGTGCGCCACGTCTACGTCGTGACCGACGACCAGGTCCCCTCCTGGCTGGACCCGGATGCCCCCGGGATCACCGTCGTCGACCACCGCGACATCTTCGACGAGGAGGCTCTGCCCACCTACAACTCGCATGCGATCGGTACCAGGCTGCACCACATCGCCGGGCTCTCAGAGCGCTACCTCTACCTCAACGACGACGTCTTCCTGGCGCGGCCGGTCGGGGCAGAGACGTTCTTCCACGCCAACGGGATCGCACGAGTCCCATTCTCGCCCTTCCAGCTGGGCGTCGGGGGCCTGCTGGACGGCGAGGTGGCGCCCAACTCCGCCGGCAAGAACGTCCGTGCGCTCCTGGCCGCCGACTTCGGGCGGGGCATCACGCACAAGTTCAAGCACGCACCGCACCCGCAGATCCGGCAGGTGATGCTCGACCTCGAGCGGGCCTACCCCGAGGAGGTCGCGGCGACGACGAGGTCGCGCTTCCGTTCGCCCGCCGACCTGGGTTTCGCGGCGACGATGCACCATCACTACGCCCTCTTCACCGGCCGGGCGGTCCCGGGGGAGATCGCCATGCGCTACGTGGACATCGGCGCGGCCGACGCGCAGGAGCGCATGGCTGCGCTGGACGAGGGACGGCCGGTCGACACCTTCTGCCTCAACGACTTCGACACCGGGGCGGAGTCCCGGGAGGAGGTGCAGCGGATGCTGGGCGAGTTCCTCACCTCCCGCTTCCCCTTTCCCTCGCCCTACGAGCGCGAGCCGTCGACCGCTTGACCGACGAGGCATCAGTTCTGCAAAATCTTGCGGGAAGGTGTTGTGTTCCCTGCAAGGACGCTCTAGTTTGAGGCGCAGGCCTTCGTCCCTGCCCCGCTCTGGAGATCGCAATGACGCGTCCACTGCTCGCTGCCCTGCTCGGATCCACCCTGCTCGCCACCACGGCGACCGCGGCCCTGCCCGCCGCGACGGCGGCGCCCGAACCGGACGCCGTCCGCACCGTGACCCTGGTCGGTGACCTGCAGAGCGAGCTCGGCTGCGCCGAGGACTGGGCCCCGGCCTGCGAGAGCACCCGGCTCGCGGCGGTCGAGGGAAGCGACACGCTCTACCGCAGCACCTTCGAGGTTCCGGCGGGGAGGTGGGAGTACAAGGTGGCGCTCGACAGGGCGTGGGACGAGGCATACCCGGAGCAGAACCTCTCCTTCGAGGTGCAGGGGCCGGCCTCGCTGGAGTTCTCCTTCGACGACGAGGCCGACGAGCTGGGCCTGGTGCCCGTGCTCGCCGAGCAGGGCGAGGAGCAGGACGCCGCCCTCGCGGGGGAGAGCCTGCGCGCCCCGGTGACCCGCGAGCAGTTCTACTTCGTCATGGCCGACCGGTTCGCCAACGGGGACACGAGCAACGACCGGGCGGATCTCGGGGGCGACCGGCTGCAGCACGGCTTCGACCCCACCGACAAGGGCTTCTTCCACGGCGGCGACCTCGCCGGGATCCAGGACCGGCTGGACTACATCGAGGGCCTGGGCACGACCGCCATCTGGCTGACCCCCAGCTTCAAGAACCGCCCGGTCCAGGGCTCCGGGGCCGACGCGAGCGCGGGTTACCACGGCTACTGGGTCACCGACTTCACCCAGATCGACCCGCACCTGGGGACCAACGAGGAGATGCGGGCCCTCGTCGACGAGGCGCACGACCGCGGCATGAAGGT
This window contains:
- a CDS encoding stealth family protein — protein: MTRLPRLRRLARPLVPARVRERRAEARREAAEQARRERAEARERVSEERRLAAIARRREALEAQDPSIRFVEGHGLDGPAREVTEFTAAGASEHNLRLVVDVLETAGIDYFLVRGRSRLRHVVGVHARDRAALLREMRERYRSSALHAVRPGAGGRAQVRSAYVDGALDGRIKRGPVIRFAEPVLSPAGRVLAGLDHGCDVEFWRDGQELLADEAGREGLAGLRCQTPPDALATSWVAPRVNRVADVLPPSARQPATRTVAGRDYPTVEPFAWTLPDEVAFPVDVVYTWVDGDDPEHAARRARYRGEQPSGIAANASRYSDHDELRYSLRSLHMYAPFVRHVYVVTDDQVPSWLDPDAPGITVVDHRDIFDEEALPTYNSHAIGTRLHHIAGLSERYLYLNDDVFLARPVGAETFFHANGIARVPFSPFQLGVGGLLDGEVAPNSAGKNVRALLAADFGRGITHKFKHAPHPQIRQVMLDLERAYPEEVAATTRSRFRSPADLGFAATMHHHYALFTGRAVPGEIAMRYVDIGAADAQERMAALDEGRPVDTFCLNDFDTGAESREEVQRMLGEFLTSRFPFPSPYEREPSTA